In Quercus robur chromosome 11, dhQueRobu3.1, whole genome shotgun sequence, the following proteins share a genomic window:
- the LOC126705824 gene encoding HVA22-like protein i isoform X3, translated as MHQLFSGLKMMGSFLSRALLLVFGYAYPAYECFKTVEKNKPQIEQLLFWCQYWIIVAMLTVFERVGDTFISWLPLYSEAKLAIFIYLWHPKTKGTSYVYKSFFQPYVAKHEGEIDHTLLELRVKAWDIAILYWQKAVNFGQTRFFEILQYVSSQSAARPKPDKVSIDKEK; from the exons GTCATTTCTTTCAAGAGCACTTCT GCTTGTTTTTGGCTATGCTTATCCGGCTTATGAGTGTTTTAAAACTGTGGAGAAAAATAAGCCTCAGATTGAGCAACTTCTCTTTTGGTGCCAATACTG GATTATAGTTGCTATGCTTACAGTCTTTGAAAGAGTTGGGGATACTTTCATTTCATG GCTACCACTGTACAGTGAAGCAAAGTTGGCAATCTTTATATATCTTTGGCATCCTAAAACAAAG GGAACATCATATGTTTATAAATCTTTCTTCCAGCCTTATGTGGCTAAACATGAAGGGGAAATTGATCACACCTTATTGGAGTTGAGAGTTAAGGCTTGGGATATTGCAATTCTGTATTGGCAAAAGGCTGTGAATTTTGGCCAAACAAGGTTTTTTGAGATTCTGCAGTATGTTTCTTCTCAGTCAGCAGCACGGCCTAAACCTGATAAGGTATCCATTGACAAGGAAAAGTAA